AAAATCGAGCAAAAAGAAGTCCAATCGAGGTAACTTTTGatgtttagttttattgttactttttcaTGTTTGGTTTAGTCTCAAAGTGTGAAATTTATACAAGtactttttataatacatagtatacatttttaaattcctGTGTTTGTTTAAATTCATTCATTTTCAAGTTCTTGTGTTTGCCTAAATTCATTcatcatttagttttttgtagtaaaaaaaagttgtgaagtacttaaaaaagataaaagattaaaatctaaatgttgtattgttttttaatttattaaatgtttgaaaagaaAGACAACAAAAGTGGTTAGATCTCATTCcgtatttatttgtattattttgaaagTAGTTAGATCTCATTCtgtatttatttgaattattttgaaagtgtTTGGACTCATTCAGCacatatttgtaattatttccGCATAGTATGTGTTAATGGCACATATTTGTAATTGATCTAATAACAATCAATAGTGCTcatcatttttgtttacttcgAAGTAAAAATATCTACACTTATTTTGCATATACAATTATTAAGTACAATTAAACTACAATTGTTAATtcatatatatgaatttttattgtgaaaagCACAAGTGCATTTTATATGATGACTACATGATTTAAcagttctttataaataacatttgttaATATGCTTAGTAACAAATTTCTAAAGAGTCTTACTAAATCTTTAAATGTGTAAGTTATGTGTTTTTTGCAAGGTTGTCAGAAGttttatcaagatttcaaaCTGTCATGGACTCAATTGATGTTTTGTTATCCTAAGTAAGGACTCCCTTAAAATGTGTAAGTATGGCGACAGTAATGGTGTTAGTGCTGTGTCTTGCCACTGTGCTACAAATGTTTAGTCCGTGTGTTGCAACCGTAAAATGTTGAActactttgtaaaaattgtttgcCTGCAATAAACTGTTACCATATGAAGCTTTTGGTGTTTTAAATGTGTTGATGAAGAATATGTGGGTTCAAAATAATTTGGAATTCAGAGAAACAAGTGCATATTTTGGGTATCTGTGCTACCTTGTTCTTGACAGAGTCAGAATAAGTGCATattatttatcttaaatatAATGGTGTTTTACCAACAACTATGGCTAACacaagttgtttaaaaacaatcctaactcaaaatttttaatacgaaaattaaaataagtgttaaagcttttttaaggcattttttaaggtttatttgaaagaaaggttcattttttaaggtttatttgAAAGAAAGGTTCATTTGTTAAGGTTTATTTGAAAGAAAGGTTCATTTTTTAGGGTTGATTTGAAAGAAAGGTTCATTATTTAAGGTTTATTTGAAAGAAAGGTTCATTAtttaaggtttatttaaaagaaaggttcattttttaagatttatttgaaagaaaggTTCATTAtttaaggtttattttttttttttttttattttattttttttttttttttaggtgccccaagaagtcctaacggtcttgtcacagaacaccgcggaagtgcatttaaccaggaagttcacgcctccttccttaccgtgacgcgaaaatatgtccagagctcgtttcgaacatggatctcctgcttataaagcaagcgttctaaccactgcaccacggccgCACACATTGGAAAGAAAGATTCATTATTTAAGGTTTATTTGAAAGAAAGGTTCGTTTGTTAaggtttatttgaaaaaaaggttcattttttatagtttatttaaaagaaaggtTCATTGATGATCAGATTAGTGGCTTTTATGTCAATTTATCAAAGTATATGATAAAAAGATGCCAGCAATTTTTGGTATTAAGTTCAAGCCagagtataaaaaatttaattttaattggtacctatattatttaaaaagtttgaattcattaacataaattaacagCTTTAAAGACACTATTTTTAGTAAAGTTACTGAAATATGTGTCAATGCAAATAaggtaaagaaaattaaaacttctagcggtttatttatttattctgcATTAAGTTAACGTTTTAAAgctaaaaagataattttttttctttctatttctCTAACTTAATAGCCaactatctaaaaaatttttatcttaaccCAAATAAGTACTAacatttaaaaccaaatttgtttatgttttatttatataagttcaTCTAATTATATGgcttttatgtaaaattaaccTTTTTTTCAGGACCCGAACATGtctaaaacataaaagtttaaaaaaaataattacatttttttacatatgaAAATATGCAGGAAAAAGTGTTACAccaacacttattttaaaaattatctatttaccatttataatatgtttatcttactaaaaaaattatctacaGTGGGAGGCCAATTTATTAGTTACACTTGcaaaaactataatattaaCCATTATTAGCTCTTTGTTatgctaaatttttatacaattattagTGTTACTTGCctaaatgaatatttttctttaaaataaaacacatttaaacactattactattttcaaacatttatttaagaaaactcataatacaaaattttttagtgtttggTTGGGCCACCTTTTGTATCAATTACTGCTTGTATCCTTTTTGGCATACTTTGGATAAAATTCTTTACATTTGCTTTTAAATCCTGATCATTTTGCCAGGCATTATTTAGTGCCTCTATGaggtttttttgttaattatagtTTTGCGCCCAATTACCTGCTTTAAAAGTTCCCAGTAGTTCTCTATTGGGTTTAAGCTAGGAGAATTGCTAGGCCGTGGTAAAACAGTAACATTTTTTGacttatatatctttattttttatttatttatttgataaaataaaggtaaaatatctttattttatcctTTTCGactatattaaatatcttgTCAATGATTTAGCTTTATGGCATTGGGCAGAATCATGTCTAAAGATGCATTTGGATGGATCAAGAAACCAATTATGTAACTGATGAACTAATTTGGgagataatacttttttatatttttcctgGTTCATCATCTTTTCAACTATACAAAGAAGGCCACTGCCCTTACCACTTATGAATGACCACATCATCACTTTTAGAAGGTGTTTTAATGTCTCTATAACACAGTCTGGgttatatttttcttctttcttttcaTCCAACAAAAGAAGACTTATcaattaatatttcaaaatgggACTCATCTGAGAAACAcctgaaaacaaataataataataatgtaaatgcTCATATAAATGTTTCATTCAGTGATGCTGTTgcaataaacaattaaataagtatttactTACATTTTCCCAATCTTCAGCAGAAATATGTAGGTGTTGTTTTGCCCAAGTGAGATGTTTTAATTTCTTCGCTGACATAAGTTTATGTTTCCACCCAGGTCTGTAGCATTTAAACCTCAGTTCTCCTACTTGACGCCTTGTAGTTCTGTTAGAAATCTTGATACGGGCTTCTTGTATGTTTTTAGCAACtgcttttgtactttttttttggcttttaacACAAATATTGCAAATTGTCTATTCATCTCTTGGAGTAGTGATGCACGGTCAACCACATTTTCCACGTCagggtattttttttatcaactttaccTTCAATTCTGCTTACTGTTGTCACAGaaactttaactaaatttgcaatttttttttgggagtgatttgaatgttttaacaaaggtgatatttttgaaattttttaattcaatatatgtTTAGTTTTTCCCATTGTTAGGCACcaaagttcaaatatttttagttaaaattactaattaatgtaaaaaaatgagtCAGTCACCAAAACAATaaacagttaacaaaaaaaaatttttattacacacGCGTTATtgcataaataacaattttgccACGAATATGCAAAAAGGTCCATTTCGCATGTTTTTGTATATACTAGCTTTTGTTGCTAAATGTTGCCTATAAATGTTacaacttcattaaaaaaatttagaaactattattgatattaaaatcTCCAAGAATGTAAGAGTAGAAgcaatttattcatttaaaattcatatttaattGCAGTTTTTGTGATAAAACAAACTGTAACTAATATTTTGGCCACCCACTGTATATACCAtctagaataataataataataatagccggtatatattaaatactgTTCAGTTTTAAATAACGAATCGTTAATAATAAGCTTTCTTGATTTTTGTCTTGTTTGCTATTGCTTTTAAATCGACCAATtgcaattttgatttaaagCTGTTAAGTCTAATTGATTGAACAACTTCTGCTGGTAGACTATTCCATCCATATACGACTCTATTACTGAAAAAGTATTGctttttcatataatttctaACCAATTCAGATTTCAATTTATGTTTTGCTCCTCTTAGGTTAGATGCTGGACCTGATGAGCTAATAGAGTTCATTgcttgattttgtttaatatcaatCTTTTCGATGCCTTTAAATATCTTGATTTGCTGGATCAAGTCACCTCTTAGCCGCCGAGTCTCTAAAGTTGTTATATCCAaaatttctaatcttttttcgAATTTAAGATGTCTTAGTTCCGGTATCATTTTGGTTGCTCTTAGTTGAACTTTAGTTCATTAACATCTTTGGTATAATATGGACTCAATGCTTGAATCAAAAACTCTAAATTTGGTCTAACATACGTACAATACAGTGTTTATATTAGATCTTTATCCTTTTACTTGAATGAATTATTTAGTAGTGAAAGCATACTATTTGCTTTATTGGCTGCATATTTAACTTGTTTAGCCCATTTCAAATCACTTGATATATAAACACCAATGTCTTTTTCTAGTTTTGACTTCAATTTCCATTAATGTATTGTTATTAGTCATAAAATATTCTATATTGTTTGAACCAAAGTgcatagttttacatttttttaaatttagtccTAATTTCCATTTTGTAGACCATTCTTTAAGTTTGTTAATATCATTTTGAAACAGTTGTGAATCATTTTGAGAAGAAAAAGGTGCAATTATCTTATCTTCACCTTAAACAGACCCTTGTGGTACACCACTAAGTACATCAACCCAATCTGTCACACTTTCACCTAAAACCACTTGTTGTTTTCTGTTAGCTAAGAAGCAGGCTATCCTCTTAAAAAGTTTACCAAAAATACCATAAGTCAATAACttgtataataacttttatgcGTAACACTATCGAAAGCTTTTTCGAAGTCTGTGTACAATACATCTATTGGTGTTCCTTTAGGAAACGCATCCATTAAAATATCTAGGTATTCTAATAGGTTTGTTGTACAACTTTTGCTTTTCATAAAACCATGGTGTTTTTTAGAacgtaaattattttttatcaggtATTGTATGATACAATCAGTTATTATTCTTTCCAATACTTTAAACGGTATTGAAGTTAACGAGACTGGTCTGTAGTTTGATGCTTTTAATttgcttccttttttaaaaagtggcatAGTATTTGCCTTTTTCTACATATCTGGTACATTTAAACAGAAAACATTCTTCGAgacattcaataaatttattagtttaagaTTCATTATCGGTTGCCAAGAAAGGACAGTCATTGTCAGACCAATCTATTGAAGTCCAAATTTGTTCaataaaagtattgtttaactgtaaaatatttgtttcaaactGATTAATACATTGTTTGACATAAATACAAACACACCTCCTCCATGAGTCTTTCTATCTCTTCTgaaaatattatagttatttatgtttacaCCTGATTCTGCTTTAAACCAAGTTTTTGTGATACAAATAACATTCggtttatatatttcaatttgtAACCTAAATTCATCAATCTTATTATTCAGAAACTTTGCATTTGTGTACCAAACCATCAGTTCTTTGCATTTTTGTGTACTGTGTTCATTGTTTATCCTTAAATCACAATTCTTAAGGTCATGAAAGTTTACTGATTCAATGTCTTATTGCTCAGGAAATTATATAGGCTGTGAAGTCCTTcactgaaataatttattttgttgctagTTTCAAGGGTTGAAGAATCTTatgtgatttaattattttttggcatttaaTTGCTAATTCTTAATTCTTACTACCTTGCCATTTCTTATTCCAAAGTAATAATTTGCAGAGTCAATGTTGTccttatttagttttttacgCTCTTCTCTCAATAGCTTTGATTTGTACCGTTCAGATTCAGTCAAATCaggatttataaaaacattttcgtaggctttatctttatttaattctttggctttttttaaaacagaatttcGTTCCGATTTATcagttaaaataacaatatgaGGAGATTTTAATCCATTCTTTGACTttaatttgataacattttttattttgacattgaCCTTCAATTTTTGCATGATTTtctcaatattttgtttacctTTTTCGATTGCTTTGACTTTATCACTTGACGCTGATTCCTCTTAATCGAAAATAACCAGGTTATTTTCTCTCTTATCTTTTTCCTTGGTTACGCTTGcgataataattataacttgCATTTGATCTGGAGTCTTTTTCACTTTACTAGCCCAATCACCTGCCACTGATGGACTAGATTTATATTGAGTCTTTTCTAATTCAAAAACTCTGTTAGTCAAGTTtgcattatctttttttaaagtttctattaacttttttaaatcttcgaTTATCGCTTCTTGCTCACACTTGTAAGTGTTGAAATCTCCTAACTGCAAATTAACAATTTGCATTACTGGATAGGAGGGCTACCACCTTAAATACCAGTGTATTACCTCCTGTCAGTTAATATAATGTATGTTTATCTTACTAAAATAAATGATCTACATACCATCTATAATGAAtgtttatcttactaaaaaaaaagtccacATTGTAGCTACCtataaatctaataacttattatgCATCACAAGGTGTTCACTGCTCGTTGTAGTTTCACTAAAatgcattgcatttacaaaaagtattaaGTTTCTGTGTGGACTGCCAAGCATTAACTATCTTTCTGACAATCACATATACTCAAGGTgaatttatcaacaaataagAGAActcacaacaacaaaaatatgctTATGCACATTCACCTCACATCCTGaaataacattttacttttcttttttaaatattatgttgtttttcCTCTGTTATTGTTCCTAATATTATAATCTTCTTATAGAATATTTACTGTAAACcactttaaatcaaatttaagttaaaagaaGAATCGAGAAAACTTGCAATTttccaattttagttttatggtCTAAATAAGGTAGTCCTGCTTAAAGCAAttgatatttctaaaaaatattaaaaattgctgGTATGTAATGATGGAGATGATAAAGTTATGTTTGTGGATTTCTGGTTATATAAAGTTGAATGCTCAGaatgaaatttattaaatataaaggAGTTTTCATATCTTTATCAGGAAAAGTGAAGTTTGTGTCCAGCTATTACAGTTAAACATTTGAATAGTTTCGTAGTAGCAGCTGCTGAGGGTCaatccatttttaattttgataaataaactgAACAATTTAGGGTTAAAGCTTAAACATAGTTTGTAAATTTGTTCTGACTCCTAccaaaaaggatttttttaactgtaaaaataaattaaaaactttgtgaGTTGATAAACTCAGCATGGTTTATGgttggtttattaaaaaattttaagggaAGTTTGTGGattgttattcaaaaattatttaagtaaaaatttgtaaagtgttttatttaataaagaaaaaagctttttaatacTGAAAATTGATATGACTTTGtccaaatttaaaatcttttttttttttttaaagtttaattataaatgattaataTGCTGCTATAAATGGCATGAGGTGTTCATGATGtcaaagaaataaatgattaaagtaaaaactaaaagtattatatttatgatctttctttttttttttgattttaacggTGAGTCAAAGTCACTCCTATAGTCTTTGGCCAACTGAAAGCAAATTATAATTATCGATTAAtcgttttatattttacatattaacaGTTCATGGATATAAGGtgatatgtttttaaagtataaatcacaaagaaaccttgttaatatttaaaactcaaaaagcTATGCATCAATCATCAAATTATCAGTGCTAGAGTTGTTCAATAGATTATCTGTAATTATTTGATGTTCAAGAAATGATACCTtggttttttttgcaaatgttttgaaaaatttttttctttgtcttatTGGTATTTAAAGCTCCTTCCATATTAACTAAAGCAATTGATGATACACTTTTTCTTGGAAGAACGGAGCTTAATGTCACTTTTTATTATGGGTATATGATCATCACCTCTAGctttaactaaattttgtatGAAATAATCACTGACATTAACCTATTTCTACAACCCCATCTTCATTTGTAAATGTTCTTTTAGGAAGTCTATCTAGCACCTGTTTTTGATCAAGTGGGTATAATCCAGTTTTTCTGAAGCCTGTCTTCATACTTTTACAACcaagttcttcaatttttttcatgagACATTTAGGCAATGCTGGAAACTGGTCTTTTGGAAGGGAAGGAACTTTTTGTCCTTTGCCACTTTCTTTtcaaattgttaatattattttctataaatcttatatttatttttttctttgtgtttTGCAGAGAGTATGCCCAAGCAGCAGAGAATGAACAAGAAAGTTGCGTTAGAGATATCCTAGAAAAAGTGCCGGATAGGAAAGGCGTCGGTGACCGTGAAAAACTAAACCACAACAACAgattttatgatgttttttagATCtgtaatttgaaatatattttaatcttgtgtattcttttaattttgtttttttatttgttttaataatgtaCACTGGTTGCCGTCTCTGTTATGTTTTCTGAATGTTAAGTTTTTGTCCTCCAAACCCAACGAGTTTTGTGATTGCATAACAAATGtctttttaacaattaatagACGTCTTTAAGCGACTAATCTAGAATCAGTTAAGAACGCGTCCGGGACGTTCTGTCTTAACGTTCATTGTACGTTTTTTGTACCTCCCCGTGTATGCTGGAGTATCAATATTCAGCAtagttacattatttaaaatccatttgccaagtttagttttaaaaaaaattcacagaAATAGCATTAAAAACATCAGTAGGTAGTCAATTCCAATAAAAAGGTtctcagtttattaaaaaaaatgctgaggCGAAAAAACTGGTTATATCGCgattatattttgtttgattACCTCTTGCTGATAAATCACTTCttggcaaaatttttttaactttttcaattccATTCAATAACTTATACATTTAAATGGAGTCACCCCGAATGCGTCTAACAACTAAAGTAGTGAGACCCATTTTAACTAATCTTTTCtcgtaaaagttttttatttagtctCGTAACATAGTTGTGACATTATGCTTGTTGCACGATGCTGTACCTTTTCTAagagattaattttatttttaagacatgtaGACCACACAGATTAAGCAAATTGAATTAACAATCTTACAAAAATTGtgtacataattttttgtaattcattatttaaacttaaaaatgtattccTCAACATAtccaaaatttatttgttttacttgcacataaaattgtttaatttttccaaTTCAAGAGGTAAATACTACACTAAGAACTTTTTCATCGACAGTGTTACTTAAAGGTATATTTAGCTTAAAATAAGttctaatttgaaaaatttttaccaAAGTGCATTATCAAACatttctaaatattaaattttagtaGCCATTTGTTTGACCAGTTGACAGCTTTATCTAGGTCATTTTGCAATAGGTTAACACTTGTTACTCAATCAACCCTTAATAGTACTTTTGCATCATCAGCATGCATTTTcgaaatattaacaaaattttaggCAAATccttaatgtaaataataaatagtgaAGTACCAATAACCGAGCTAAGATGATACAATTTCTCTCATGACAActctttgtcttcttttttttagaaaagctgAAATTAATTTTAGCAATGTACCAGAAATCCCATAACATTTAAGTTTTATCAGTTGTATTTTACGGGGCACAGCTATATTCTGAGATAATTTTTACGAGATTGCATCTAATGTTTGAATAAGGTTAGTTGAATAAGATCTTTTTAAAAGGAAGCCGTGTTGATTCTTCAAAAGTAGATTATTTGCATTTGATAAACTCATAATTAAATCTCAGAAGTGAGTGAAATTGGATGATAATTCAACGGCGACAGTttacttccttttttaaatttaggacTAACGTTGGCTGATTTCCACAGAACAGGTAATTTACTGAGCACAATAGAATCTGTATATCTGTGCAAGCGGTAGAGCTATTTCACATGCGCAATTTTCACGGTTGAAGGTTTAATAAAATCTGCTCCAGACAACTTCTTTGTATTTAAACGCTCTAATCTTTTAAGAATATCTTTGTatgaaattatatcaaaatccTAATTTTTTAGATTCTAAACGCAAATGCTGGCAAATTAAAGTAATTGTAAAGTCATTTTCACGGACAAATAGATCTTGGgacttaattttttagtaaacttacCATCTGATTTGGGTCATTTGTAACTATTCCATTTTCACTATGTAAAGCTTTTATCGagttattaatttgttattggCTATTCACatatttgtaaattaacttTGGATTTTTCTTAGCCATTCACATTAGGTTTACATTAGGTTTTTTTCACACTAGGTTTTTTACACTGAGATCACACTAgggttttttcataattttgtcTAGTTTTTCTAGATTCGTTCTTGACtattttgcaaatttgttcGTGTTCATTTACAAGAGAAGAAACTTTCCACACTGAGGAACAGTTGC
This Hydra vulgaris chromosome 04, alternate assembly HydraT2T_AEP DNA region includes the following protein-coding sequences:
- the LOC136078926 gene encoding uncharacterized protein LOC136078926, encoding MIPELRHLKFEKRLEILDITTLETRRLRGDLIQQIKIFKGIEKIDIKQNQAMNSISSSGPASNLRGAKHKLKSELVRNYMKKQYFFSNRVVYGWNSLPAEVVQSIRLNSFKSKLQLVDLKAIANKTKIKKAYY